The genomic stretch TGAGTTCTAGATTCAAGAGGGTTTGTGTTTTCTGTGGCAGCAGTACTGGGAAGAGAAACTGCTATAGAGATGCTGCCATTGAGTTAGGCCAAGAGCTGGTACTTGATTACTTCCATAATGATTCATAAAACTGATTTTTACCCGCTTTATGCAGtgattattttatcttttattctttttattttgattttctctttcgTTTGAAACCCTTTTTCACATGTTTTTGGGGTGAATGTGAAGGTGTCAAGGAGGCTGGAGCTTGTCTATGGAGGTGGGAGTATTGGGCTAATGGGTCTGGTTTCTCAAGCTGTGCATCGTGGTGGGGGGAAAGTTCTTGGGTATGTACTACTATCAAACCAATTGTGTCATCTTCTTGAAATGTATGAAATTTTGTTggtcctttttgttttttgttttttttttccacatggcttacactattttcttttttggattttggctcCCAGGATCATCCCCAGGACTCTAATGTGTAAAGAGGTGCGTGATCTCACATGGGttctttttggattttgtactgggtttttctttttcatttcattttaggCTTCATTGTGTCTGTGAAAATGCTTGAATGTTTATAGTATTGGTTTAAAGTTGAGACCTTTATGGTTCATGGAGTTTCTGAAAATGCTTGTGTGTTTGTGGTGGAGCCACAGTTAACGGGTGAAACTGTTGGGGAGGTAAGGCCAGTAGCCGACATGCACCAAAGAAAGGCTGAAATGGCCCGCCATTCTGATTGTTTTATTGCCCTACCAggtcccatctctctctcttttctctctccaaGAGATACTAATATTATACAGACATACACTTTACCCTTTTTGTTCCCTgaaaaatcaatggaattttcTGTCACATATACCTTGGTTTCAGGTGGGTATGGAACTTTGGAAGAGCTGTTGGAGGTCATCACTTGGGCTCAACTGGGTATTCATGACAAGCCTGTAAGCATATGTACCCAATAAGTACTGATTAAACTTGTTGTTgggtccttttctttttcccccaaaccctaattttcatcgatttttgaaactttgaaggtGGGTCTGTTGAATGTTGATGGGTACTACAACTACCTTCTCACTTTCATTGACAAAGCAGTGGATGATGGGTTCATCAAGCCATCTCAGCGCCACATCATAGTGTCTGCTCCTAATGCTAAAGAGCTTGTTCAAAAACTTGAGGTGGGCCAGTTTTGTTTCTTTGggtgtgttttttaattttgaaaatttctcaTATATGAAAAAGACAATCTGGGTTTTAGAGAAGGAATCTTTCTCAGATTACCATCTTGATGTAAGGTTCTTATGAGTGTTGTTTTGTTGCAAATGATGACactgttttgttttgattaggAGTACGTGCCTGTGCATGATGGAGTCATAGCAAAGGCAAGGTGGGAGGTTGAGCAACCAccacagcagcagcagcaacaacaggTGGGGTTCAATGCCACTACTTTGCAGACTGAGATCGCTCTATAAAGAGAGACATGTGAacagaaagaaggaaaaaaaaaagttaggggaaAAGGTGCTTTATTAATCTCTTTGCTTTTGCTCAGATTTTGGGTCATATACCAACCAATGCCATAATGGAATTGTAGGGTTCGATTGACCAAGGGAGATGCAGCCcaactcctaaaaaaaaaaaagaaaaaaaaaaaatcagtttgacCAAAAGATTTGGGTCTTTTTGTATGTGTGGTGGGAATTAGAAAGGAAGGCCTATCTTGGGTATTAAAGCCTGTATTTTGAACCTCGAATTATGTACAAAAAGATTATATAGAAAGAACAAGCAGTAGCATCCAAAAAACTAGCTGCAGCTTTATTCTCTCCGTTTCTTTGCTGAAGAGCATGCATGCCTGGCTTGCTGTGGCGTGTTATAATTCTCTTTTTTGCTCTGCCAGTTTTTAAGGTACTGTTTGTGGGGGGTGTGATGATTTATGCATTTTCATTTCATGGTATTGGTGGTGGGGATTTTACGTTGGATGAGGCCTTTATTTGGGCGGACGTATgcctccttttccttttctttttggtttttccatCCTTGTTTGATTTGTTGTGTTGCTCCTGAGTCCTGATGGGGGGGATGAAAGGCTAGTAGTAGAGTACCTACAGCTCATTTTGCAAGGACAGGGATTTTGAACTGTAGCCGGAGGCTTTTTCTGAAAAAGCACtgtagagaga from Corylus avellana chromosome ca1, CavTom2PMs-1.0 encodes the following:
- the LOC132190329 gene encoding cytokinin riboside 5'-monophosphate phosphoribohydrolase LOG5-like isoform X2; this translates as MEGKLVSSRFKRVCVFCGSSTGKRNCYRDAAIELGQELVSRRLELVYGGGSIGLMGLVSQAVHRGGGKVLGIIPRTLMCKELTGETVGEVRPVADMHQRKAEMARHSDCFIALPGGYGTLEELLEVITWAQLGIHDKPVGLLNVDGYYNYLLTFIDKAVDDGFIKPSQRHIIVSAPNAKELVQKLEEYVPVHDGVIAKARWEVEQPPQQQQQQQVGFNATTLQTEIAL
- the LOC132190329 gene encoding cytokinin riboside 5'-monophosphate phosphoribohydrolase LOG5-like isoform X1 encodes the protein MEGKLVSSRFKRVCVFCGSSTGKRNCYRDAAIELGQELVSRRLELVYGGGSIGLMGLVSQAVHRGGGKVLGIIPRTLMCKELTGETVGEVRPVADMHQRKAEMARHSDCFIALPGPISLSFLSPRDTNIIQTYTLPFLFPEKSMEFSVTYTLVSGGYGTLEELLEVITWAQLGIHDKPVGLLNVDGYYNYLLTFIDKAVDDGFIKPSQRHIIVSAPNAKELVQKLEEYVPVHDGVIAKARWEVEQPPQQQQQQQVGFNATTLQTEIAL